The following are from one region of the Neorhodopirellula lusitana genome:
- a CDS encoding methylmalonyl-CoA mutase family protein, producing the protein MTETSFKISDDFPPVEYQTWRDSVEADLKGVPFERKLVSHTYEGVDIQPVYTLADQLAGYDPTGFPGAAPLVRGSRPLGHVLSGVDLRQEHAHPDLKVCNEVILGDLQGGVTSLQLRLDRATRCGADLDDADAAPMIGDDGMMAYSVDDFETAFKDVQLSLVDLALDAGASFIPVAATLAALWQRHEISPETARGAFNADPLKTLAEEGLLPTDAKSAIADMASLAAWTSKTFPKVTAVSVDTSPYHDSGATAAEDIAFAMSTAVQYLRAMTDAGMSIDDAAGQILFRMSLGTHHFLAIAKLRAARQVWARILSACGAKKVGMKIHSRTGNRVMTQRDPYVNLLRNSVSAFAALIGGVDSITSIPFDHAAGLPDAFSRRIARNTVLILQEESHLHRVMDPAGGSWFIENLTSDVAEKAWDLFQEIEDQGGMLSALHSNLVADLIDNAYAPRAKDIAKRREGITGVSEFPNLREESVQHPPPDIASLRTSVQQRYAAEPGSQSPPKPIPRGEGWIPACVEMAKSGATIGQIGKAIGFEPGKDTINPIESHAFAQPFEELRDASDAWMEANGKRPQIFSANMGPVAHFNARATYAKNFFEAGGFEMLENKGFADAGAVAAAFTESGAQVAVICSSDKLYADLAEPVAAALKAAGANKVILAGHPGENEAAWKSAGVDEFIYIKCDVLGTLRKLLRDQEVLAS; encoded by the coding sequence ATGACTGAGACCTCTTTCAAAATTTCAGACGATTTTCCGCCCGTTGAATATCAGACTTGGCGTGATAGTGTCGAAGCTGACCTGAAAGGCGTTCCCTTTGAACGCAAGTTAGTTTCACACACGTACGAAGGCGTGGACATTCAACCGGTTTATACGCTGGCCGATCAATTGGCCGGCTATGATCCAACCGGATTTCCCGGGGCAGCCCCACTGGTACGCGGTTCTCGTCCGCTTGGGCATGTGCTCAGCGGAGTTGATCTTCGACAAGAACATGCTCACCCTGACCTCAAAGTTTGTAACGAAGTCATCTTGGGCGATTTGCAAGGCGGCGTGACCTCGCTGCAACTTCGATTGGACCGTGCAACACGTTGCGGAGCCGACCTGGACGACGCCGATGCCGCACCGATGATCGGCGACGATGGCATGATGGCGTACAGCGTAGACGATTTTGAAACTGCGTTTAAAGACGTCCAGCTCTCGCTGGTGGATCTCGCTTTGGACGCTGGTGCATCGTTCATCCCAGTTGCTGCAACACTTGCTGCACTTTGGCAACGCCATGAGATTTCACCAGAAACCGCTCGTGGTGCCTTCAATGCTGATCCGTTAAAAACCCTGGCCGAAGAAGGTCTATTGCCGACGGATGCGAAATCCGCAATCGCAGACATGGCGTCGCTTGCTGCCTGGACGTCAAAGACGTTTCCCAAGGTGACCGCTGTCAGCGTGGACACTTCGCCATATCACGATTCGGGGGCCACCGCTGCGGAAGACATCGCGTTTGCTATGTCCACCGCGGTGCAATACCTTCGGGCCATGACCGATGCGGGCATGTCGATCGACGATGCGGCTGGTCAGATTTTGTTCCGAATGAGTCTGGGAACGCACCACTTCCTTGCGATCGCAAAACTACGGGCCGCTCGGCAAGTGTGGGCTCGCATCCTAAGTGCCTGCGGTGCCAAAAAAGTCGGAATGAAGATCCATTCCCGCACCGGCAATCGCGTCATGACTCAGCGAGACCCGTACGTCAACTTGTTGAGAAACTCGGTCAGTGCTTTTGCCGCGTTGATCGGAGGCGTCGATTCAATCACCTCGATTCCATTTGATCACGCAGCTGGCTTACCCGATGCCTTCAGTCGACGGATCGCTCGCAACACGGTGCTGATCCTGCAAGAAGAATCGCATCTTCACCGAGTCATGGACCCAGCAGGCGGCAGCTGGTTCATTGAAAATCTGACCTCCGACGTGGCTGAGAAAGCTTGGGACCTCTTTCAAGAAATCGAGGACCAGGGCGGCATGCTGTCAGCCCTGCATTCGAACTTGGTTGCGGATCTGATCGACAACGCTTACGCACCACGTGCCAAGGACATCGCAAAACGCAGGGAAGGAATCACTGGAGTCAGCGAGTTTCCAAACTTACGCGAGGAAAGCGTTCAGCATCCGCCGCCAGACATCGCATCGCTAAGGACTTCGGTACAGCAGCGGTATGCGGCCGAACCAGGGTCACAGTCGCCGCCGAAGCCAATCCCGCGAGGTGAGGGTTGGATTCCCGCATGCGTCGAAATGGCCAAATCGGGTGCCACGATTGGACAAATTGGTAAAGCGATTGGGTTTGAACCTGGCAAAGATACGATCAATCCCATCGAATCGCATGCGTTTGCACAACCGTTTGAGGAGCTGCGTGACGCTAGCGACGCGTGGATGGAAGCCAACGGAAAACGACCTCAAATCTTTTCCGCCAACATGGGCCCCGTCGCCCACTTCAACGCTCGCGCAACCTACGCCAAGAACTTCTTCGAGGCGGGTGGCTTTGAGATGCTTGAAAACAAAGGCTTCGCTGACGCCGGTGCTGTGGCCGCAGCCTTCACCGAATCGGGGGCCCAGGTCGCTGTGATCTGCTCCTCGGACAAGCTTTACGCGGACTTGGCCGAACCAGTTGCAGCAGCACTGAAAGCTGCTGGCGCAAATAAAGTCATCTTGGCGGGGCATCCTGGCGAGAACGAGGCGGCTTGGAAGTCCGCTGGTGTTGACGAATTCATTTACATTAAATGCGACGTGCTCGGCACGCTCCGCAAACTCTTGCGAGACCAAGAGGTACTGGCATCATGA
- the scpA gene encoding methylmalonyl-CoA mutase has product MSTIPNFTDLPLHDSAEAIEPGTAKSDWTQAIGGDAGRLRWQTAEQIPIEGLYSADDLKDVDHLETMPGFAPFLRGPYPTMYVMRPWTVRQYAGFSTAKESNSFYRRNLAAGQKGLSIAFDLATHRGYDSDHPRVAGDVGMAGVAIDSIYDMRTLFDGIPLDKMSVSMTMNGAVLPVMALYIVAAEEQGVSPEALSGTIQNDILKEFMVRNTYIYPPEPSIRIIADIFDYTSRLMPRFNSISISGYHMQEAGATADLELAYTLADGLEYVKTGIQAGMDVDSFCPRLSFFWGIGMNYFMEVAKMRAARMIWAKLIKQFDPKQPKSLSLRTHSQTSGWSLVAQDVYNNVIRTCVEAMAATHGHTQSLHTNALDEAIALPTDFSARIARNTQLFLQQETDTCSVVDAWGGSYFVEKLTHDLAERAWHHLAEVEEAGGMTAAIQAGIPKMRIEEAAARTQARIDSGFQPVIGMNKYRLEKEDDLKVHSVDNTAVREAQVASLKRLREDRDQSEVDSALAALKAAAQSGEGNLLDLAVTAGRAKATVGEMSAALEDVFGRYEAPVSAVRGVYASETEGSKAVATVENMVAAFEKEEGRRPRILVAKMGQDGHDRGQKVIASAFADLGFDVDIGSLFRTPGETAKQAVENDVHIVGVSSLAAGHLTLVPQLRDELAKLGRDDIMIVAGGVIPPQDYQALYDAGAAAVFGPGTVISDAAVSLIRKLSDQLDLAIPANA; this is encoded by the coding sequence ATGAGTACAATCCCAAACTTTACCGACCTGCCGCTTCACGATAGTGCCGAAGCGATTGAACCTGGCACAGCAAAATCCGATTGGACTCAAGCGATCGGTGGCGACGCCGGACGTCTACGCTGGCAAACCGCTGAACAGATTCCAATCGAAGGCCTGTATAGCGCCGACGATCTGAAAGACGTCGATCATTTAGAAACGATGCCAGGTTTCGCACCGTTTCTGCGAGGCCCCTATCCGACGATGTACGTCATGCGGCCATGGACAGTCCGGCAATACGCTGGATTTTCCACAGCCAAAGAGTCCAACTCGTTCTACCGACGCAACTTAGCGGCCGGTCAAAAGGGCCTGTCCATTGCGTTCGACTTGGCGACCCACCGCGGATACGACAGCGATCATCCACGTGTCGCTGGCGACGTCGGGATGGCTGGCGTAGCGATCGACAGCATCTACGACATGCGAACTCTGTTTGACGGAATTCCGTTGGATAAGATGAGTGTTTCGATGACGATGAACGGCGCAGTTTTGCCTGTGATGGCGTTATACATCGTCGCTGCGGAAGAACAGGGTGTTTCCCCAGAGGCTCTTTCCGGAACGATTCAAAACGACATTCTGAAAGAGTTCATGGTTCGGAATACCTACATTTATCCGCCTGAACCTAGCATTCGGATCATTGCAGATATTTTCGACTACACCAGTCGATTGATGCCGCGATTCAATAGCATCAGCATCAGCGGATACCACATGCAAGAAGCCGGTGCGACGGCTGACCTGGAACTGGCTTACACGCTGGCCGATGGACTGGAGTACGTTAAGACTGGAATCCAGGCTGGCATGGATGTGGATTCATTCTGCCCGCGATTGTCGTTCTTCTGGGGCATCGGCATGAACTACTTCATGGAAGTGGCGAAGATGCGTGCCGCCCGAATGATCTGGGCCAAGCTGATCAAACAGTTTGATCCGAAACAGCCCAAAAGCTTGTCGCTGCGAACTCACAGCCAAACCAGCGGCTGGAGTTTGGTTGCCCAAGACGTTTACAACAACGTCATCCGGACCTGTGTCGAAGCCATGGCGGCGACGCACGGGCACACGCAATCGTTGCACACCAACGCGTTGGACGAAGCGATCGCACTGCCGACGGATTTCTCGGCACGAATCGCTCGTAACACGCAGCTGTTCCTGCAACAAGAAACCGACACCTGCAGCGTTGTTGATGCTTGGGGCGGAAGCTACTTTGTCGAAAAGCTGACCCACGACTTGGCTGAACGGGCTTGGCATCACTTGGCCGAAGTCGAAGAAGCGGGCGGAATGACGGCTGCGATCCAAGCAGGCATCCCCAAGATGAGAATCGAGGAAGCGGCTGCTCGTACGCAAGCCAGGATCGATTCCGGATTCCAACCGGTCATCGGGATGAACAAGTACCGATTGGAAAAAGAAGACGACCTGAAGGTTCACTCGGTCGACAACACCGCCGTTCGCGAAGCACAAGTCGCCAGCTTGAAGCGTCTCCGCGAAGACCGTGATCAATCCGAGGTGGATTCGGCACTAGCGGCTTTGAAGGCCGCAGCCCAAAGCGGTGAAGGCAACCTGCTGGATCTCGCTGTGACCGCTGGTCGTGCGAAAGCGACCGTGGGTGAAATGAGTGCCGCTCTGGAGGACGTCTTCGGACGCTATGAGGCTCCTGTATCGGCGGTTCGAGGTGTCTACGCAAGTGAAACCGAAGGGAGCAAAGCGGTGGCAACGGTCGAAAATATGGTTGCAGCCTTTGAGAAAGAGGAGGGCCGTCGGCCTCGGATTCTGGTTGCAAAAATGGGCCAAGATGGTCACGACCGTGGTCAAAAAGTGATTGCATCCGCGTTCGCCGACCTTGGGTTCGATGTGGACATCGGTTCGCTGTTCCGGACTCCCGGCGAAACGGCCAAGCAAGCAGTTGAAAACGACGTGCATATTGTCGGCGTCAGTTCGCTTGCCGCTGGTCACCTGACGCTGGTTCCGCAACTTCGTGATGAACTTGCCAAACTAGGTCGGGACGACATCATGATCGTGGCCGGTGGAGTCATTCCGCCGCAAGACTACCAAGCACTTTACGACGCAGGTGCAGCGGCAGTCTTTGGCCCTGGAACTGTGATCAGCGATGCAGCCGTTTCGCTGATTCGCAAGCTTTCGGATCAATTGGATCTTGCGATCCCAGCGAACGCATGA
- the meaB gene encoding methylmalonyl Co-A mutase-associated GTPase MeaB, whose amino-acid sequence MTDSSPPAPRRRVLTSDDYFDGVVQGNLAMLARAFTLVESSATKHHAIAEDLLTRLMPHSGRGIRIGITGAPGAGKSTFIEALGLLLVQQRGLRVAVLAVDPSSGVTGGSILGDKTRMGRLAAEENAFIRPSPSAGTLGGVANKTRECMLVAEAAGFDVILVETVGVGQSETMVAEMTDCFLGLMLPGAGDELQGIKRGLLELLDVIAVNKADGKNAEAAALAARQYHNALDSLSGRQSTGVPSILTCSALTKKGIDAVWDAIESKCERRRESGAFDNRRKEQNLRWLWAIVEDQLRQTLHTHPGVQEICDDVENQVLAGTMPPAIGARRLMEVIIKT is encoded by the coding sequence ATGACCGACTCATCACCACCGGCACCACGCCGCAGGGTCTTAACTTCGGACGATTACTTCGATGGAGTCGTGCAAGGGAACCTAGCGATGTTGGCTCGCGCCTTCACGCTAGTCGAATCGAGCGCGACAAAACATCATGCGATTGCGGAAGATTTATTGACTCGCTTGATGCCGCACAGCGGTCGTGGAATTCGAATCGGAATCACGGGCGCACCGGGTGCGGGCAAGAGTACGTTCATCGAGGCGCTGGGATTGCTATTGGTCCAACAACGCGGGTTACGCGTTGCCGTCTTGGCAGTTGATCCTTCCAGCGGTGTGACCGGTGGCAGCATTCTTGGCGACAAGACTCGGATGGGCCGATTGGCAGCAGAAGAAAACGCCTTCATTCGGCCGTCACCTTCGGCGGGAACGCTCGGGGGTGTGGCCAACAAGACACGCGAATGTATGTTGGTGGCCGAAGCCGCCGGCTTCGATGTTATCCTGGTTGAAACAGTCGGCGTTGGCCAATCGGAAACGATGGTAGCCGAGATGACTGACTGCTTCCTTGGATTGATGCTGCCGGGGGCCGGCGACGAATTGCAAGGTATCAAACGCGGCTTGCTGGAATTGTTGGACGTGATTGCCGTCAACAAGGCTGACGGTAAGAACGCCGAAGCAGCAGCTCTTGCCGCCCGACAATACCACAACGCACTGGATTCATTGTCGGGTCGACAATCCACAGGCGTTCCTTCGATCTTGACGTGCAGCGCGCTGACCAAGAAAGGAATCGACGCCGTTTGGGACGCGATCGAATCCAAGTGTGAACGACGACGCGAAAGCGGTGCCTTTGACAACCGCCGCAAAGAACAGAATCTGCGTTGGTTGTGGGCGATCGTCGAAGATCAATTGCGACAAACGCTTCACACCCACCCTGGTGTGCAGGAAATCTGCGACGATGTAGAAAACCAAGTCCTAGCTGGCACGATGCCGCCGGCCATTGGAGCACGTCGCTTGATGGAGGTTATCATCAAGACGTAG
- a CDS encoding gamma carbonic anhydrase family protein — protein sequence MSIVKTVRGFTPQFGDNCFLADNAVVVGDVVMGNDCSVWFNSVLRGDVNSIRIGNKVNIQDGSVLHTLYQKSVVEIADNVSIGHNVCVHGARIDQNCLIGIGSVILDHVHVGEGSIVGAGSVVLQGTKIEPGSLYAGTPAKRIKDVDPAQAKEMIEKIANNYVMYAGWFKEEEAK from the coding sequence ATGAGTATTGTCAAAACCGTCCGCGGATTTACTCCCCAATTTGGTGATAACTGCTTCCTGGCTGACAACGCGGTCGTCGTCGGCGATGTCGTGATGGGCAATGACTGTTCGGTCTGGTTCAACAGTGTCTTACGGGGCGATGTGAATTCCATTCGCATCGGCAACAAAGTCAACATTCAAGACGGCAGCGTTCTTCATACGCTTTATCAGAAGTCAGTCGTCGAAATTGCTGACAATGTGTCCATTGGACACAACGTTTGCGTGCACGGTGCACGCATTGATCAAAATTGCTTGATCGGGATTGGGTCCGTGATCCTGGACCATGTCCATGTTGGCGAAGGGTCAATCGTTGGCGCAGGATCCGTTGTGCTGCAAGGCACAAAGATCGAACCCGGCAGCCTATACGCCGGAACGCCAGCCAAGCGGATCAAAGACGTCGATCCGGCCCAAGCGAAAGAGATGATCGAAAAGATTGCCAACAACTACGTGATGTATGCTGGCTGGTTTAAGGAAGAAGAAGCCAAGTAG
- a CDS encoding succinate CoA transferase, giving the protein MMTSNYPILSAEEAAELIENNQLVATSGFTPAGAVKAVPVALAKRAKKLHEAGEKFQIRLLTGASTGTSLDDQMADADAVSWRAPYQSSRSMRQKINAGKIDFVDMHLSHLPQSVLFGHFGVIDVAVIEATEVTADGKVFLSTSVGASPTFLKQAGKVIIELNRAQSRSIGDMADIVLPAPPPKRCALTLDHPLQRIGKSYVQIDPKKIVGIVETNQADEVGQFAPPDELSQNIAGFVVEFLRNELKAGRIPAEFLPLQSGVGNVANAVFEGIGASPDIPDFYMYSEVLQPGPFSLMRSGRLLGASSCGLTLLPEHMQQIADDADFYKDRIVLRPQEISNNPAIIRQLGVISLNTALEADIYGHVNSTHVVGQSVMNGIGGSGDFARNSYLSIFVCPSIAKGGKISTLVPMCSHVDHNEHSVNVLVTEQGLADLRGLAPGARAKRIIENCAHPMYRDYLHQYIANSKPGHINHDLKHCFDLHQRLIETGDMLG; this is encoded by the coding sequence ATGATGACATCTAACTATCCGATCCTTTCCGCTGAAGAAGCCGCTGAACTGATCGAGAATAATCAGCTTGTTGCAACCAGCGGGTTCACGCCGGCCGGCGCGGTAAAGGCGGTGCCCGTTGCTCTGGCAAAACGAGCTAAGAAGCTGCATGAGGCGGGCGAAAAGTTTCAGATTCGATTGCTGACCGGCGCGTCCACCGGAACAAGTTTAGATGACCAAATGGCGGATGCCGACGCGGTATCATGGCGTGCGCCGTATCAGTCATCACGATCGATGCGTCAGAAGATCAATGCGGGGAAGATCGACTTCGTCGATATGCACTTATCGCACTTGCCTCAATCCGTTTTGTTCGGGCACTTTGGTGTTATCGATGTCGCTGTTATTGAGGCGACCGAAGTGACTGCTGATGGAAAAGTCTTTCTAAGTACGTCAGTCGGCGCTTCGCCAACGTTCCTGAAACAGGCCGGTAAGGTCATCATCGAACTCAATCGTGCGCAGTCACGATCAATCGGAGACATGGCCGACATTGTGTTGCCTGCTCCACCGCCGAAACGTTGTGCATTGACGCTGGATCATCCGCTTCAACGGATTGGGAAATCGTACGTTCAGATTGATCCGAAAAAGATTGTCGGGATCGTTGAAACAAACCAAGCCGACGAAGTAGGGCAATTCGCGCCGCCGGATGAATTGAGCCAGAATATCGCAGGGTTTGTGGTCGAATTTCTTCGGAATGAGCTGAAGGCAGGACGAATTCCAGCGGAGTTTTTGCCTTTGCAAAGTGGTGTAGGGAACGTTGCCAATGCCGTGTTTGAAGGCATCGGCGCCAGTCCTGATATCCCAGATTTCTACATGTATTCGGAAGTGTTGCAGCCTGGGCCGTTCAGTTTGATGCGGAGCGGTCGCTTGCTAGGTGCCAGTTCGTGTGGATTAACGTTGCTTCCCGAGCATATGCAACAGATTGCGGATGACGCCGATTTCTACAAAGATCGAATCGTGCTGCGACCACAAGAAATTTCCAACAACCCAGCAATCATTCGGCAGTTGGGAGTGATCTCGCTGAACACAGCTCTGGAGGCTGACATTTATGGCCACGTCAATTCAACACACGTGGTTGGGCAGAGCGTCATGAATGGCATTGGTGGCAGTGGTGATTTCGCTCGCAATTCGTACCTGTCAATCTTTGTATGTCCTTCGATCGCTAAGGGCGGGAAGATTTCGACGCTAGTTCCGATGTGCAGCCATGTTGATCACAATGAGCATTCCGTGAACGTGCTGGTGACCGAACAGGGGCTGGCTGATCTGCGTGGCTTGGCTCCGGGTGCGAGAGCGAAGCGAATCATCGAAAACTGTGCGCATCCGATGTACCGTGATTACCTTCATCAATACATTGCGAATTCAAAACCCGGGCATATCAACCACGACCTGAAACACTGCTTTGATCTGCATCAGCGGCTGATCGAAACCGGTGACATGCTTGGATAG
- a CDS encoding acyl-CoA carboxylase subunit beta translates to MAIKKELLERLKKQRSEALAGGGEARIEKHHAKGAMTARERFEELFEPGTFLESGMHVQHNCHDFGMEKKSLPGDGVVTGVGQVGGRAVAGFSQDFTVGGGALGQRHSKKICEMMDYAADCGLPFVAINDSGGARIQEGVDSLSGYGQVFYRNVQLSGLVPQIAIIAGSCAGGAAYSPALMDFLIMTRDNASMFICGPAVIKAATGVETTMEEIGGAAANATISGNVHFVAENDAHAIEITKELLSYLPSNNLDNPPHHLSEHISMEADPAVNNLIPEDAKGMLDMLPIISRIFDDGKFLQVHEHFATSLMVGFARLDGVVVGVIANQPKVKAGTLDIDASDKGARFIRFCNAFNIPLITLVDVPGFLPGVHQEQGGIIRHGAKMLFAYSAATVPKITLIIRKAYGGAYLAMCSRDMGADAVYAWPTAEIAVMGADGATNVLYRREIQAAENSEEKRAELVKEYHDRFASPYMAASRGMITDVIEPAMSRATLSLALRNTLQKSETRPPKKHGLIPL, encoded by the coding sequence ATGGCTATTAAAAAAGAACTTCTAGAACGACTCAAAAAGCAACGCAGTGAAGCACTTGCAGGTGGTGGTGAAGCTCGGATTGAAAAGCACCATGCCAAAGGTGCGATGACGGCACGTGAACGCTTCGAAGAATTGTTCGAGCCAGGTACGTTTTTAGAATCGGGCATGCACGTTCAACACAACTGCCATGACTTTGGAATGGAAAAGAAGTCACTTCCTGGTGATGGTGTGGTTACCGGTGTTGGTCAAGTTGGTGGTCGAGCCGTCGCAGGTTTCTCACAAGACTTCACCGTCGGCGGCGGTGCACTTGGACAACGGCATTCAAAGAAGATCTGCGAAATGATGGACTACGCCGCCGACTGCGGCTTGCCATTTGTCGCGATCAATGATTCCGGTGGAGCACGGATCCAAGAGGGCGTCGATTCGCTTTCAGGTTACGGACAGGTCTTTTACCGAAACGTTCAACTTTCGGGGCTGGTGCCACAAATCGCGATCATTGCTGGCAGTTGTGCTGGCGGTGCAGCGTATTCACCAGCGTTGATGGACTTTCTGATCATGACTCGCGACAACGCTAGCATGTTCATTTGCGGCCCCGCGGTGATCAAAGCGGCCACGGGCGTGGAAACGACCATGGAAGAGATTGGTGGCGCGGCTGCCAACGCGACGATCAGCGGCAACGTTCACTTCGTTGCCGAAAACGACGCCCATGCCATCGAAATCACCAAGGAACTGCTGTCTTATTTGCCATCGAACAACTTGGACAATCCGCCTCATCATCTATCCGAGCATATCTCGATGGAGGCCGATCCAGCGGTGAACAATCTCATTCCCGAGGATGCGAAAGGGATGCTGGACATGCTTCCGATCATCAGCCGCATTTTTGACGATGGGAAATTCCTTCAAGTTCACGAACACTTTGCAACCAGCTTGATGGTCGGGTTTGCTCGGCTCGATGGTGTTGTCGTGGGAGTGATTGCCAATCAACCCAAGGTAAAAGCGGGCACCTTGGATATTGACGCGTCGGACAAAGGCGCTCGTTTCATTCGTTTTTGCAACGCTTTCAACATACCGCTAATCACTCTGGTCGACGTTCCTGGTTTCTTGCCAGGTGTGCACCAGGAACAGGGCGGCATCATTCGCCACGGTGCAAAGATGTTGTTTGCATACAGCGCTGCGACTGTTCCAAAAATCACGTTGATCATTCGCAAGGCCTACGGCGGCGCGTACCTGGCAATGTGCAGCCGCGATATGGGCGCCGATGCGGTTTACGCTTGGCCCACTGCTGAAATCGCCGTCATGGGTGCCGATGGTGCAACCAACGTCCTGTATCGCCGGGAAATCCAGGCTGCGGAAAACAGTGAAGAAAAGCGAGCTGAGTTGGTCAAAGAATACCATGATCGGTTTGCGTCACCTTACATGGCTGCGTCTCGTGGCATGATTACCGATGTGATTGAACCTGCGATGAGTCGCGCAACGCTATCGCTGGCGCTTCGCAACACTTTGCAGAAAAGTGAAACCCGTCCACCGAAGAAACACGGTCTGATTCCGCTGTAG
- a CDS encoding biotin/lipoyl-containing protein: protein MKKLRITVDGKPFEVTVERIDSDEPTRPQTGAIPGPAPAAAPVKRADAPRPVLQAGAISSPMAGVVLSVDVQKGHDVTRGQVLLILEAMKMENQIVAPADASVANLHVKAGDSVTEGQLLVELE from the coding sequence ATGAAGAAGCTAAGAATTACCGTTGATGGAAAACCTTTCGAGGTAACTGTCGAGCGAATTGACTCTGACGAACCGACTCGCCCGCAAACCGGCGCGATCCCTGGCCCCGCGCCAGCCGCTGCGCCAGTGAAACGCGCTGACGCTCCACGCCCCGTGTTGCAAGCGGGTGCTATCTCCAGCCCCATGGCCGGCGTTGTGCTGTCAGTCGACGTTCAAAAGGGACATGACGTTACCCGCGGTCAAGTATTGCTAATTTTGGAAGCCATGAAAATGGAAAACCAAATCGTTGCTCCTGCTGATGCAAGCGTTGCCAACTTGCATGTCAAAGCAGGTGATTCGGTTACCGAAGGCCAACTGCTAGTGGAACTGGAATAA
- a CDS encoding OadG family protein: MLGELTFDPLFNETGIPLAVMGMLLVFVALSILVGVITAMPHIIALLEGNADAAEPTPSHAKSSATKSPTTAPSVGPNSDPNSDPELSPELIAVIAAAAEAELGAVRVVRMRPLTPSEIAWTLEGRLRHHASHRLQPRNR; this comes from the coding sequence ATGCTTGGCGAATTGACATTCGACCCACTCTTTAACGAAACCGGCATCCCGCTTGCCGTCATGGGCATGCTTTTAGTGTTCGTGGCGCTAAGCATTTTGGTCGGTGTGATCACGGCGATGCCGCACATCATTGCTTTGCTTGAAGGCAATGCGGATGCAGCAGAACCCACGCCATCGCATGCCAAATCATCTGCAACAAAATCGCCGACGACCGCGCCATCGGTAGGTCCAAACAGTGACCCAAATTCTGATCCTGAATTGTCACCCGAATTGATTGCGGTCATCGCAGCGGCGGCAGAAGCTGAACTTGGCGCTGTACGCGTCGTCCGAATGCGGCCGCTGACGCCTTCCGAAATTGCTTGGACGTTGGAAGGTCGCTTACGACACCACGCTTCGCACCGCTTGCAGCCTAGAAATCGCTAA